In Pantoea cypripedii, the following proteins share a genomic window:
- the punR gene encoding DNA-binding transcriptional activator PunR, translated as MWSEYALEVVDAVARSGSFSAAAQELHRVPSAISYTVRQLETWLAVPLFERQHREVVLTAAGEHFVREGRSVIKKMLATRRQCQQLANGWRGQLSIAVDCIVKPQRTRQLVKDFYRHFPDMELIISYEVFNGVWDALADGRVDVAIGATQAIPVGGRFAFQDMGALNWRCVVSPEHPLTKSAQLDEETLRAWPSLVLEDTSRALPRRMTWTLDNQRRLVVPEWETGMDCLRAGLCVGMVPGHLARPLLDSGVLTELTLPAPFPESPCCVSWSEQRASPALSWLLDYLGDAETLNHEWLSETVA; from the coding sequence ATGTGGTCTGAATACGCGCTTGAAGTGGTGGATGCGGTGGCGCGCAGCGGCAGTTTTAGCGCTGCGGCGCAGGAGTTGCATCGCGTGCCTTCTGCCATCAGCTATACGGTACGTCAGCTGGAAACCTGGCTGGCCGTGCCTTTGTTTGAAAGGCAGCACCGGGAAGTGGTGCTGACGGCCGCGGGTGAGCATTTCGTGCGTGAAGGGCGGAGTGTTATCAAAAAAATGCTGGCAACCCGACGCCAGTGCCAGCAACTGGCTAACGGCTGGCGTGGGCAGTTGAGCATCGCGGTTGACTGTATCGTTAAACCGCAGCGTACCCGGCAACTGGTAAAGGATTTCTACCGCCATTTCCCGGATATGGAGCTGATTATCAGCTATGAAGTGTTCAACGGGGTCTGGGATGCGCTGGCTGATGGTCGGGTCGATGTGGCGATTGGGGCCACCCAGGCCATTCCGGTCGGTGGGCGTTTTGCCTTCCAGGATATGGGCGCGCTGAACTGGCGTTGCGTGGTCAGTCCCGAGCATCCCCTGACAAAAAGTGCCCAGCTGGATGAAGAAACCTTACGGGCGTGGCCTTCACTGGTGCTGGAGGATACATCGCGGGCGCTGCCGCGGCGTATGACCTGGACGCTGGATAACCAGCGGCGTCTGGTGGTACCGGAGTGGGAAACCGGGATGGATTGTCTGCGGGCAGGGTTGTGCGTAGGGATGGTGCCGGGCCATTTAGCCCGGCCACTGCTGGATAGCGGCGTGTTAACCGAACTGACGTTGCCTGCACCTTTCCCGGAGAGTCCCTGCTGCGTCAGCTGGTCGGAACAACGCGCCTCACCGGCATTAAGCTGGTTGCTGGACTATCTGGGCGATGCAGAGACGCTCAACCATGAGTGGTTGAGCGAAACGGTGGCTTAG